CTGCCGACGCGCTCTCCCTCAAAAAAACCATACTTAAACGACGTGTAAATTACCCCGCGCATTTTCAGGGCATTGCACATTTTCTGCAGAACATCCGGCAGCTTCTTCTTTGGAAGATGAAGAATCGATGCGCACGCCCAGATACCATCATATTTTTCTTTCTCATCCAGTTCTTCAAACAGCATCTGCCGCACCGGAATCCCAGTAAATTTTTCCGCAGTCCTGCAGATTTCCCGCGAGCCATCTGTCGCCTCCACGAAAAACCCCTGCTTCAGGAAATATTTCGTATCTCTGCCGGAGCCGCAGCCAAAATCCAGAAGAAACGCGCCCGGCGGCAAAAGCTGCCGGAACTGCTCCTGCGTTTCTGTAAAATCTACCGCGACAGTCCCCGCAATAAAATCGGCAGCATTCTGGTTATAATAATCTATTGTTTTGTTCATATTTTCTTTTTCACTCACAATTCAAAAATCACAATCCATTCCTGTATATTTCACTAATCGCCGCCTGCGCGTGCTCCGATTCTTTTTTCTGAATAATCTGGTTTCTGTCACTTAAAATTGCCAGCATTTCATCTACCAGATCCTCCAGCTTCGGGTCGGTCATCCGATACAGATAACCCAGCATTCTGGTAGCGGTATAATCCGTATTCAAATGTTTGTATGCTATCTCCGCGCAAAATTCTTTCGGATACCCCCTGTCCAGTAAAACATTGTATAATTCCTTCGTTCTATCTGATGCCATTTCCTGTCACACCTATACTTTCTGAAATCAAAGACTCCGCTTCCCCATCTGTTTACTCATACTGACCCAGCAGCCGCGCGAGCGTCTCTTTCATCTGCGCCGCCACGTCAGCCGGAGCCAGAATCTTTACACCTTCGCCCAGTGAAAAAATCCATCCAAAAAACTGGCTGCTGACACGCACCGTCACATTTACCGTGAAATGATTTTCATCCGCCGGAATCATCATAACATCTTTTCCGAACCGGTCTATGATAACTCCGGCAAGATTATTTTCCACCAGCAGCTTTACTTCCCGTTCTCTGCCGCCGAACATTCCGAAGCTTTTCCTGGTATAATCCGCCATGTTCAGCCTGCTTAAATACTCTTTTCCCTCCCGGTCCTCCTCAGACATCTGGATATGAAGCATTTTGTCAACCCGGTAATGCCTGATTTGCTGTACGCCGGCGTCGTATCCCACCAGATAATAGTTTTCATTATCCCAGGAAAGTCCCCAAGGGCTGACATGATACCAGGCGCCGTTATGGCGCAGCTCCATTTCCTTTTTCACGTTCCATTGAAAATACTGGAAACGGATTTTCTTATTTTCCGAAATCGCATTGTGAATCGCGTCCACGGTATAATAAATGCTTTCGTTCATGGTCTTAATCCGCCCGGACACATAGACCTGCCGCTGCAGCTTTCCCGCCTCATACATGCTGACCATCTTTTCCAGCTTCTTAATCAGGGCGTTCGTTTTCCGCTCGGTAATAAACTTTGAGGACTGGATTGCATCGACCAGCAATTTCAGCTCCGGCAGCTCAAATGGACGGCTCACCACATGATAATGATACCGGTTCCCGGACGGCTCGCCCTCCACTTCTATTCCAAGCACTTCCAAATCCCGCAAATCGTTATAGATACTTTTGCGGTCCGCCGTGATTTCATATTCTTCAAGCGCAGCTATGATTTCCGGCATGGTAATATAATGCTCCTCATCCGTCCTCTCCAGCATAATCTGCGCCAGACGGTATAGTTTAAATTTCTGATTGGTTCCCCGCGGCATGATACTTTTCCTCCCCACTGTTAGATAGCGCGGCATGAAACCAGGAAGCATCAGGCACATTTTTCTGCAATCCCGTCAGCATAAAAATACGGCGCATACCGCATCATTTTTGCTAATCCTCCAGCCATTCCATATAATCCGCTTCGCTGGCGAACAGCCGGTATCCTCCGTCCACATATCCCATATAACCGTTTTCCGTATTGTATCCTTTCATGATTCACCGCTCCTTTACTATCTTTTTCTGTTATAGACAGTTTAAAGGATCAGGTGTCCCATAAAAACACCACCTGTGGTCTGAATATAATTTTATTGATGCGTCGGCCGCTCCGACGCCTAACGGGATGTCAACGCCGCTGTTGTTCCCTCCGTTCACAGCCTCTCAGCGCCGCTGCCGTTTTCTCCGTTCACAGCCTCTCAGCGCCCGCTGCACAATTTCTCCAGCTCTCTTTTCAGATATTCGTACCTCAGCCGCTTTTCTTCTTTTGCAAAATGTACCTCCCGGAACTGCTCCGGATTATTTTCGTACACCAGAGCTTCATCGCCAAACTGCTCGCTCGTCAAATCAAACCGGCAGTCTCCCACCACATTATAGCAGTGAAAATTGCCGCCCGGACGCGGCACGCCGTACACCTTTCCGCCGAAAATATCCTGCGCCAGAAATGCCGTAATGGAGCATTGCCCCAGCGTCCTGTTCCCCGGCGTCCAGCTCTGCCGCATTCTTGGCGCGCAGGTATCCGCACACCAGATTTCAGAAAGCGCATCATACAAATCCAGAGGCGTATGTATCCCTCTGTACTGCTCTGTTATCGCTTGAACATCCGCCTGCTCCCAGCCCCAGAATTTATACTTCATCTTACACCCTCCCAAATATATTCTGTGCGGCAGACACCGCCAGCATCCCTGCGCACAGACTTAAAATAACGTATAGAGCCGCTGTCACGGTCTGACCCTTCGCTATCATCTGGTCTGTCTCCAGTGCAAAAGAGGAAAACGTCGTAAAACCTCCGCACAAACCAACTTTCAAAAACAAAATCAGCCTTGGATTCCATGAATTTCTGGTTCCCAGAGCAGCAACCAGACCGATAACAAAGGCTCCCGCCACATTAATGCAGAATGTCTTGACCGGAAATCCATTTTCCGGATTAATCGGAATAAGACCAATCAGATACCTCATTACAGCACCGGCAAAGCCGCCAATTCCCACCACTATGCAATTTATCATCTGTACTCTCTCCCTGTCATATACAATTCTGTCCCCGGATTTGCGTTTTTTATTTACATTATAACCTTTCACCTGTTTTTTCACAACCGGATTTTTCATCCCGCCCCTTCTGTGGCTGCCTCCTGATTACTGTCCACTTCGTCCACAGCAACCTCCGCAAATCCATTTAACATTCGCTTCGCGGATGGAAACTGCTCACACCTGAATCACGTTCTTAAATCTCCTCTATTTTCTTTTTCGCTTCCTCAGAATTTTTACATTTTCCAGCTCAAACTTTCCCGCAAAATCATATGTCGTCGTCAAAATCAAAACGTGCTTTTCCGCCAAAATATCACTCCTGCCAACCATGCAGACAGGAACTCTTATGTGACAAATTGTCGCCAGAAAAGAAATGACTTGTCTGCACTTTCATGCTATAATTGAAACAGCTGGTAATCGTTTAATAGTTGTGATTTCTGAAAGGAATATTTATTATGGGAATGTATCTGAATATTGGAAACGCAGGTTTCCAGTCTGTGCGAAAGGGACTTTATGTTGATAAATCCGGTCTGATTTCGTTTATTAACAATACTCTTGGAACAAAGGATAAATTAACGTGCGTCAGTCGTCCGAGACGGTTTGGAAAATCATTTGCGACACAAATGCTCTGCGCGTACTATGATAAAAGCTGCGATTCAAAAAGCTTATTTTCTGACTTAAAAATTGCAGCAGACCCTATGTTTGGACATTACCTCAATAAATATGATGTAAT
This is a stretch of genomic DNA from Marvinbryantia formatexigens DSM 14469. It encodes these proteins:
- the crcB gene encoding fluoride efflux transporter CrcB; translation: MKNPVVKKQVKGYNVNKKRKSGDRIVYDRERVQMINCIVVGIGGFAGAVMRYLIGLIPINPENGFPVKTFCINVAGAFVIGLVAALGTRNSWNPRLILFLKVGLCGGFTTFSSFALETDQMIAKGQTVTAALYVILSLCAGMLAVSAAQNIFGRV
- a CDS encoding helix-turn-helix transcriptional regulator gives rise to the protein MPRGTNQKFKLYRLAQIMLERTDEEHYITMPEIIAALEEYEITADRKSIYNDLRDLEVLGIEVEGEPSGNRYHYHVVSRPFELPELKLLVDAIQSSKFITERKTNALIKKLEKMVSMYEAGKLQRQVYVSGRIKTMNESIYYTVDAIHNAISENKKIRFQYFQWNVKKEMELRHNGAWYHVSPWGLSWDNENYYLVGYDAGVQQIRHYRVDKMLHIQMSEEDREGKEYLSRLNMADYTRKSFGMFGGREREVKLLVENNLAGVIIDRFGKDVMMIPADENHFTVNVTVRVSSQFFGWIFSLGEGVKILAPADVAAQMKETLARLLGQYE
- a CDS encoding class I SAM-dependent methyltransferase, with the translated sequence MNKTIDYYNQNAADFIAGTVAVDFTETQEQFRQLLPPGAFLLDFGCGSGRDTKYFLKQGFFVEATDGSREICRTAEKFTGIPVRQMLFEELDEKEKYDGIWACASILHLPKKKLPDVLQKMCNALKMRGVIYTSFKYGFFEGERVGRYFTYFTEESFKEILAQVHGLEIEKTWISGDARAGRENERWLNVILRKR